One part of the Nostoc sp. PCC 7120 = FACHB-418 genome encodes these proteins:
- a CDS encoding lipopolysaccharide biosynthesis protein has product MNRIQTLQKRLFQDRFIRNIGWMGAAELVIRVFRLITTVILARFLSAEDYGLAAIVLMTYEFIRVFTRNGIADKIVQADASEVEELCRTAYGLNWLIAGVLFIAQCLASLAIAQFYNNSQLILPICLIAITYLIYPLAMVQTALIRRENRLNILALITSVQVSTDNILTAILALSGMGMWAIVLPKFLVAPIWIILTFKYHPWRMTKSLTFAGGGKITSFASRVLGIELLTIFRENIDYLLIGRFLSVQALGVYYFAFNAGLGLSLSVINAIRVSLFSDLCDLNSQATLFTQRYMQSLRKIALMIVPLVIFQSSLAPFYVPLIFGHKWVERGAVPILILICCSALSRPFADAASLMFRAFGQPQIELRWNLVFTMCLAIAISLGTQWGILGAAIAVTATHLILQPLYTIWATRQVLPKFLQEVKG; this is encoded by the coding sequence ATGAACCGAATACAAACTCTACAGAAACGCCTGTTTCAAGACCGCTTTATCCGGAATATTGGCTGGATGGGGGCGGCGGAATTAGTTATCCGCGTGTTTAGGCTCATTACTACCGTCATTCTGGCGCGGTTTCTCAGCGCTGAGGATTATGGGCTTGCAGCCATTGTCTTAATGACTTACGAATTTATCCGCGTTTTTACCCGCAATGGGATTGCTGACAAAATAGTCCAGGCGGATGCTTCCGAGGTAGAAGAGTTATGCCGCACTGCTTACGGGTTGAATTGGTTGATTGCTGGTGTTTTATTTATTGCTCAATGTCTAGCATCGTTGGCGATCGCCCAATTCTATAACAATTCCCAACTCATTCTCCCGATTTGTCTCATCGCCATTACTTACTTAATCTATCCTCTGGCGATGGTGCAAACGGCATTAATCAGAAGGGAAAATCGCCTGAATATATTGGCCTTAATTACTTCCGTGCAAGTATCCACCGATAACATTTTGACGGCAATTTTGGCTTTATCGGGAATGGGAATGTGGGCGATCGTTTTACCTAAGTTTTTGGTCGCACCCATCTGGATTATTCTCACATTCAAATATCATCCTTGGCGAATGACTAAATCTTTGACTTTCGCTGGAGGTGGAAAAATTACCTCTTTTGCTTCCCGTGTTCTGGGAATTGAGTTACTTACCATCTTTCGGGAAAACATAGATTATCTCTTAATTGGACGGTTTCTCAGTGTCCAGGCTTTAGGGGTATATTATTTTGCTTTTAATGCCGGATTAGGACTGAGCTTGAGTGTAATAAATGCTATCAGAGTATCGTTGTTCTCTGACCTGTGTGACCTCAATTCTCAGGCAACGTTATTTACCCAACGCTATATGCAGAGCCTACGCAAAATAGCCTTGATGATTGTGCCATTAGTCATATTCCAATCTAGTTTAGCCCCCTTCTATGTTCCTTTAATATTTGGTCATAAATGGGTGGAACGAGGAGCCGTCCCGATTTTAATTCTGATTTGTTGTTCGGCTTTATCCCGTCCCTTTGCTGATGCTGCGTCTTTGATGTTCCGCGCCTTTGGTCAACCGCAAATCGAATTGCGCTGGAATCTAGTATTTACTATGTGTTTGGCTATAGCAATTTCCCTGGGAACCCAGTGGGGTATTTTAGGCGCGGCGATCGCAGTCACAGCAACTCACCTCATTTTGCAGCCTCTATATACTATTTGGGCAACTCGGCAAGTCCTACCTAAATTCTTACAGGAGGTGAAGGGATGA
- a CDS encoding glycosyltransferase, whose amino-acid sequence MNHPRLALVSNFRDEASPSMLVCGDRLYDHLSAEHPDLETTRIQPDYTYRLRQLPRLGKMGFARETDKMLNRFWDYPRHLKSQISQFDLFHICDQSYASLVNILPPERTGVFCHDLDVFRSILQPDKYPRSIRYNTIQRYALNGFCKAAVIFYTTQSVREEILHYQLISPDKLVQVPLGIAREFSPHESNANMAAIIQEKIGDRPFLLNISVNLQRKRLDVLLETYARLRHHHPDLLLVRVGAEWEPDMQARIDRLGIRDGIRLFPRLEQKDLAEFYRRAAVVLMTSEAEGFGMPLIEALACGSIIVVSDIPVLREVGGNAAVYCPVGKPDIWANTISDLLNYPEATPDLSIRFQQVKKYTWSAHAETIAQAYQERILSQSTSQQPLQVFAS is encoded by the coding sequence ATGAATCACCCACGTCTAGCTTTAGTTAGCAACTTTCGAGACGAAGCCTCTCCCAGTATGCTAGTTTGCGGAGACCGTCTTTATGATCATCTCAGTGCAGAGCATCCCGATTTAGAAACTACCCGTATCCAACCAGACTATACTTATCGATTGCGGCAGTTGCCTCGACTGGGGAAAATGGGCTTTGCTAGGGAAACGGACAAAATGTTAAACCGTTTTTGGGATTATCCCCGACATCTCAAATCCCAAATTTCTCAGTTTGATCTTTTCCACATCTGTGATCAAAGTTATGCCTCACTGGTGAATATATTACCCCCAGAACGCACAGGGGTATTTTGCCACGATTTAGATGTGTTTCGCTCCATCTTGCAACCAGATAAATATCCCCGCTCCATCCGCTATAACACCATACAGCGCTACGCCTTGAATGGTTTTTGCAAGGCGGCAGTGATATTTTACACAACCCAATCTGTGCGAGAGGAAATTCTTCACTATCAACTGATCAGCCCCGATAAGCTAGTCCAAGTTCCTCTAGGAATTGCCCGTGAATTTTCTCCTCACGAGAGCAATGCAAATATGGCTGCCATTATTCAGGAAAAAATAGGCGATCGCCCTTTCTTGTTGAATATCAGCGTCAATCTCCAACGTAAACGCCTTGATGTTTTACTAGAAACCTACGCCCGTCTACGCCATCACCACCCAGATTTACTGTTGGTTAGGGTCGGCGCAGAATGGGAACCTGATATGCAGGCACGAATAGATCGCTTGGGGATTCGTGATGGTATCCGATTATTCCCACGCTTAGAACAGAAAGATTTGGCAGAATTTTATCGGCGGGCAGCAGTAGTATTAATGACCAGCGAAGCCGAAGGCTTTGGAATGCCTTTGATTGAAGCCTTAGCCTGTGGCAGCATCATTGTTGTAAGTGATATTCCTGTGCTGCGGGAAGTAGGAGGTAATGCAGCAGTTTACTGTCCAGTGGGTAAACCGGATATTTGGGCTAACACCATTAGCGATTTGCTCAATTACCCAGAAGCCACACCAGACCTATCAATACGCTTCCAGCAAGTGAAAAAGTATACTTGGTCAGCCCACGCCGAAACCATTGCCCAAGCCTACCAAGAACGTATTCTGTCTCAAAGTACCAGTCAACAACCACTACAGGTATTTGCCTCATGA
- a CDS encoding glycosyltransferase family 4 protein, translated as MKVLHILGSQGMGWTGGIRATLASLTQTRLSSWVEFQLVTQDQAKDTLKSWQPDLLVLHRASSWKGIPDLLTWKAKARILIEHHYSAGFEQHQVPSTWRFRAMLRLNYRLMDRVVSISEGQQHWLESARLVPPEKMRLIRSSRNIDPFLQVSEKADSDELFTLAAYGRFTHQKGFDRLIEAVQLLPIGSVQLLLGGQGPDERSLKTLAHNHPHIHFLGKIDDVPGFLSRCDAVVVPSRWEPWGNVCLEARAAARPVLVSDVDGLTEQAKNCGIQFQPENCRMLADGIVQMIQASPEQRKSWGQQGRFSAAKAWDDYVDAWEQVLREFK; from the coding sequence ATGAAAGTGCTGCATATCCTTGGTTCTCAAGGCATGGGGTGGACAGGCGGGATTCGCGCTACTCTAGCCAGCTTGACGCAGACACGGTTGTCATCTTGGGTAGAGTTTCAATTGGTGACTCAAGACCAAGCAAAAGATACTTTAAAAAGTTGGCAGCCTGATTTATTGGTGTTACATCGTGCCTCGTCTTGGAAGGGTATTCCAGATTTATTAACCTGGAAGGCGAAAGCCCGAATATTGATAGAACATCACTACAGTGCAGGGTTTGAACAGCATCAAGTCCCCTCTACTTGGCGATTTCGCGCTATGTTACGCCTGAACTATCGGCTAATGGATCGGGTTGTATCCATCTCCGAAGGACAACAGCATTGGCTGGAGTCTGCGCGATTAGTTCCACCGGAAAAGATGCGCTTGATTCGCTCTAGTCGAAATATAGATCCATTTTTGCAAGTATCAGAAAAGGCTGACTCGGACGAACTATTTACCTTGGCAGCTTATGGACGGTTCACCCATCAAAAAGGATTCGATCGCTTGATTGAGGCGGTACAGTTATTACCTATTGGTTCTGTACAGTTACTTTTAGGAGGACAGGGACCAGACGAGCGATCGCTGAAAACTTTGGCTCACAATCATCCTCATATTCACTTTCTGGGAAAAATTGATGATGTCCCAGGGTTTTTAAGCCGTTGTGACGCGGTTGTGGTTCCTTCCCGATGGGAACCTTGGGGTAATGTTTGTTTAGAGGCTCGCGCGGCTGCTAGACCTGTTTTGGTGAGTGATGTTGATGGTCTGACTGAACAGGCAAAGAATTGTGGGATTCAGTTTCAGCCAGAGAATTGTCGGATGTTGGCGGATGGAATTGTGCAAATGATTCAAGCCTCCCCGGAACAACGAAAATCCTGGGGACAGCAAGGCAGATTCAGCGCTGCAAAAGCCTGGGATGATTATGTGGATGCTTGGGAACAGGTCTTGAGGGAGTTCAAATGA